The Struthio camelus isolate bStrCam1 chromosome 5, bStrCam1.hap1, whole genome shotgun sequence genome has a segment encoding these proteins:
- the WDR89 gene encoding WD repeat-containing protein 89, which translates to MEKIEEQFGRLRIAKRSTLSEEPAYLLDIDVSKPAESESSRFVAVSCSSKSIRVYNRETLNFLREYSSCPGILNGVRFAHTCDSVVFSACSDGTIKCWDIRLATQKAVQIFSGYPSNVFISFDINCSDLVICAGTEKVEKDTFLVFWDARGDTNCASTSKEPLGVYSESHNDDITRICFHPIKPSLVVSGSTDGLVNVFDINKDNEDDALISTCNSDSSVSFIGWSGKDYKQVYCMTHDEGFCWWDLAQLDTEEPITLLHVLDVREAVCVENGSLNYLVGGLYHEKADKLLLVGGTSAGNIHLITCGLDGLSLVGTLRGGHAAAVRSFCWDVTDESLLTGGEDAQLLLWKPGAAERSLARKTSLKIASSVQKRVRVHSTSLNSKKK; encoded by the coding sequence ATGGAGAAGATTGAGGAGCAGTTTGGTCGTCTGCGCATTGCAAAACGTTCTACGCTAAGTGAAGAACCTGCTTACTTATTGGATATAGATGTTTCAAAACCTGCTGAATCTGAAAGCAGTCGCTTTGTGGCAGTTTCCTGTTCCAGTAAGTCAATTAGGGTATATAACAGGGAAACATTAAACTTCCTGCGGGAGTACAGTAGCTGTCCTGGGATACTTAACGGAGTCAGATTTGCGCACACGTGTGACAGTGTGGTGTTTTCGGCATGCAGTGATGGTACAATAAAATGTTGGGATATTCGTTTAGCAACGCAGAAGGCTGTGCAGATATTCAGTGGCTATCCTTCAAATGTTTTCATCAGTTTTGATATTAATTGCAGTGATCTCGTAATTTGTGCTGGAACAGAGAAAGTGGAAAAGGACACATTTCTGGTGTTTTGGGATGCAAGAGGCGATACAAACTGTGCCAGCACAAGTAAAGAACCCTTGGGAGTCTATTCTGAAAGTCACAATGATGATATCACTAGAATTTGTTTTCATCCTATCAAGCCCAGTTTAGTAGTTTCTGGGTCAACTGATGGGTTGGTTAACGTGTTTGACATTAACAAGGACAACGAGGATGATGCTTTGATATCAACTTGCAATTCAGATTCATCAGTAAGTTTTATCGGCTGGTCTGGGAAAGATTATAAACAGGTCTATTGCATGACACATGATGAAGGATTTTGTTGGTGGGACCTTGCTCAGTTAGATACTGAAGAACCCATAACGTTATTGCATGTCCTGGATGTCCGAGAAGCAGTCTGCGTTGAAAATGGCAGCTTAAATTACCTAGTGGGTGGCTTGTACCACGAAAAGGCGGACAAACTGCTTCTCGTTGGAGGAACCTCAGCAGGAAACATTCACCTAATAACCTGTGGCCTTGACGGACTGAGCCTTGTGGGTACCCTTCGTGGAGGACATGCTGCTGCAGTTCGCTCTTTCTGCTGGGACGTGACGGATGAGTCGCTGTTGACTGGTGGAGAGGATGCACAACTGTTGCTGTGGAAACCGGGAGCTGCGGAAAGGTCCCTTGCAAGGAAAACATCCCTGAAAATCGCTTCTTCTGTTCAGAAGAGAGTGAGAGTTCACAGCACCTCCCTCAATAGCAAGAAGAAGTAA